The Puntigrus tetrazona isolate hp1 unplaced genomic scaffold, ASM1883169v1 S000000104, whole genome shotgun sequence genome segment acacacagacacacacacacacacacacacacacacacacacacacacacagacacacacacagacacacacacacacacacacacacacacacacacacacacacacacacacacacacacacacaggcacacacacacacacacagacacacacacaggcacacacacacacaccctgactGATGAGCTTGCgatgcagaaaatgtattttttgtcatCTTCTTATACAAATATCATAACATTCCTAAATGGAGATACGGTTATAGCCTTGCTTTctgaaaaagtattaaaatttaaaatatgaaaaaaaaaattcctgttCATTTGACACAGTCACATTCtttcttaattaaatttatacTAAAATTtatgtaatagttttttttctcaattgatatgcatttagttttttaatggtgaaaaaacacttttagagTTTTCTCGAATTATTAATGATAGTATattgattatataaatatataaataattctgaaatgttAAATTGGAATGTGAAtcagtataatttatattttatattatattaatgctttaattattttactatttaatcagtatttaacatgttacatgtaatatttaattgtatgtatgtaatttaattactttgtttaatcattttatttatttttattcatctaaaatattttatttatttttattcatctaaaaatatttaatgtatttttattcatcaaaaatattttaattgtatttatttaaaataaattttaatcatttagcagacgcttttatcgtCTCTCACAAATGAGGACATTTTTCAAGtctttcatttcacttttatgTTATCTTGTCTTATAACAGAGGCACTGTCATGCTAGAATAGAAAATggtcctgtccaaactgctTCTACAAAATAagaagcacacaattccctagaatatcattatatgctttaatattAAGATTTGTATTCATAGATATCGCTAAAGcagtcaaacctgttcattacAAGGGAGCGACCCAAAACGTCTGGCAATATATTGTGAATATAGTAGTGTTTCCAGCGAATCACGTTAACACACATTGCTCGTGCTTTCCGCGTTAAACCACATGTTCTCTCCTCTTGATTCCAGAGAAGGCCGATCTCTAAACATCAGCTCCGTCCTGCCCGACAGGAAAGAAACCGTCCTTCTGCTCGGAGAACCAGGCTGCGGGAAAACCAGCCTAGCCCGGATCCTGTCGTCCTGCTGGGCCGAGGGAAGCGCGAGCGAGCCCTTCGGCGTCCGCCGGCTCCGTCTGCTTTTCCAGGTGGACTGCAGCCGAGCCAAAGGAGGCCTTTTCCAGGCGGTGAAATCCAGCGTTTCTTACGGACAGCCCCCGGACCCGTCCGAGCTGAGGCGGACTCTCCTGGGCTCGACGGACTGTCTGCTCGTCCTGGACGGATATCACGAGGGAAACCAGGACCTGGATGAATCGCTCCGGCGGTTCCTAACAGAGCGGCAGACGTGCCGGGTCTTAGTGACGTCGCATCCGGGAAAATGTCCGGCCCTGGAAACAACCGCCAGGACAGTACTACGGCTTACTCGGAAACCGGAAAGGCCTGGATCGTGAAGCCGGATCCGTTTCGTATTCGGATGATGCATCGGCCTCCTGTTTCTTGGGAATGTTTTACAGTCGGACTTTTGGTAAAGCGGACTCATTCTGGCAGGAGATCAAACCATTTCGCAATACTTGAATTCAGTTGCATTTGACCAAGTACAAGAAAAGAGAAATGAGATCACGGTTATTCAGCCTTATTACTGCAAAAAAGGCTATTTGCACTAATCGCTTAGCGTGGCATTGCGAAgtagaaaaaaggttttaattacATCCCTGCGAATGCAGGAACAAACACGCgtcttatttgcatgttttctgcGAAATACAGTTACAAACTAACCATGCCTACCGTTTTATCGGACCGATCATTAACTCAGAGACCGATCGTGCAAGAAGCAACTTCTCTTTTTGATTGATCTCAAACTTTCTGTAACGACGCACTTTTGATTTCGTTTGGTCTGTCGACGTAAAATGCGCCGGCTTTGTTtcaaggaggaaaaaaagtcaaagtgaATGTTTTAAGGGCTCTTTCGGGATAGCTTTTGCGCGTTTTAGCGGCTCGTTTTGACATGTTTGACGGATGCACAGGCGCCGCGCGAGTCTTTTCCGCGTAGAGAGCGCTTTCGCTTTCCTTTTACAATGAATGGGATTGGCTTACGTTTCTGAGAAAACGCTTTAACTGGCAGTGAGCTGTAAAAAGGAAGTGCACGCTTCCCGCAAAGAGGAGCCCAAAAAAAGCGCTTGTCCTCGTGCAGGATGCCTTTTTCACTTTGTGAAAGCATTAAGTAAAAATCGACGCTGGAGATCAAACGAATGAAACGCTTGCGAGGTTTAAAGCTCCGACGGATAACCGTGTCTGAgaagaagcaaaaataaaacattaagcatATGGAAAGCATataagtagatttttttaagttaaattttttCCTAAGCGATTAGTTCAGATATGAATTATGAtaaagggtcaaaggtcaccgCGCATGATGTTTTGCATCGCGCCCAGAAtgattaaaatctgttttaaagatGTGTTCGCCAGCGTCAGAtgattaaagtgtatttttttatcctaTCTTAGAAATGAATTTTTGTGGATGTGCaacaaaaaggacatttttgcataatatgtgaCATTTCcgtatgatttttttgtattcctgTAATGATGCCACATCCATTTAAACTCCGATATGATCAAAATAATTCGATTTGTTCGGTcgcataaaataatattgtgactCTAATGACGCTTTTGGATGTAACCTGAGATTGTTACATGGCAAAAAAATGGACAAGAAAAAGAGTGTGGGCACGGAGGGATTCCCCACGTCTCTGAACCACCGATATTTCCTAATTCCTAAAtcaacaagacaaaaaaaacaaaggaacCAAAACAGGAACGAACGCCGCTTTGTTGTCCTTTCTGTTTTAAACTGTGGTACTGAAACCGTGTAATATGCAAAGTTTGCGAGCGATAATCCCCCCCGAACTCCCGGTATTATTTtgcaaactgaataaaaatttcAGGAGTACAAAAGCAACTGTCAaccgaataaaaaaaaataaaaaaaatcacctttggGTCATCCGAGGTGTAGTTGAGCTTGTTGCTTCATcgggtttggagaaatgtagcattgcatcactgtCTCGGTAACGGatgccctgcagtgaatgggtgccgtcagaatgagagcctgATGAGAGCACTATTATGAACCGAGAACTTATATTTTGGCTAGAAGCAAGTTGAGAATGTCTCAgtgatagatttgtttcttcTAAACGCAGCTTTTCACGAAAGCGGCGTGGATTTCTGTGATGTTTGgacgctcattctgacggcacccattcactgcagagcatcggTTGGTGACGCAATGCTTTATTTTCCAAACCCGTTGCCATGATGAAGCACGCTCGTCTCAGACGGCCTGCGCTTGAGGTGCTAAGCAAAAAACCAGTTTTTTCACTTTCCAATTCAACGTTACCGAGTAAAATGATTCACCGTTGTTGATTTATTGGCCGATACGATGCTATTTTTGCACCATTGTTTGCTTTGTCCGTCAAAAcctaatttgtttgttttgtaatgttttcttcttcatcGCCAGCGTGTTGCTATTATCAGATTTAACGAGAAGTTTGTGCTCCCGACGTGTTATATCAGTAACTGTGTAAATTCTTAAATATGAAACGCAGTTGAATTCCCCCGTTTGAAATAATGCACCTAATTGAGCCGGCTGAGCGTGTTGGCTGCTTCCTGGTTTGTGTGTTTAATAGCGAGTAGTGGACGACGCATGTAACCTCAAGCCTGTTTACGGTCAGCAGGGACTCAGCGGTGCTTTCCAAGCGACTCATATCTGACCTCTCTTAACCTCTGATGGACACGATGACAGGCagggaaataaaatatacacgtTTATaattgttcctttaaatatgGGCACACTGGTGGAATCCGTCCGCTGGCCGACAGCAATTACATAAAAAGTGACTTTTAGATTTATAAGTCGTTATAAATTAAGCTATTATCCACATTTAAAGCGGATCAATTTTTGACTTAGactgtactgtatattacaatgcatttatcTCTAAATTTATGTAGAAGCAACAgaaagaatgattaaaacaatgtttaacagcttttttttttgcgtgttgTTAATGGAGGTCAGCATGAAAAACACTGCTGCTGAAGTCtttgctaaatgctaaattataaattatagcCGTTTAACAGGCTATGAGAAATATAACCATCTTCACATCAgctataaattatacattaaatctAAATTCATCCGTATTCAAGACGTGAAAAGTGATTCACGTCAATGACGCAGACAgcagcaggtttttttttaaaaagaagcgctgtccctttaaaagCTGACGCACTTGACTTGTTTTAACAGGTCTAGACCGTGTTTACCGGGTCGCTCGTTAAAAACggtaattttacataatttttttaagaaagagaACTTCAGAGTGTGTTGCCAGCCCTGACTTAACTTCTCTTTTTCATCTCATCGTGCTCGGTAGCATTTGCATACTGTACAcgggaagaaaaacaaatgctgcgttaaatatttataagctGCAATACAAATCGTAAAATCGACCGCTCATAAACCtgggcaaataaataaactattttataattttttttatattttattaatgattgttttctttaaatgtttaagctGTGTGGATAAACTTTGCAGACGGCTTTTTACAGTAAGGAGCGTTAAGGGAGCGTCTTTTTACAGTAAGtgcaaatatttgcaaaatcACAACCTAAAagcttttatgtttaataactATTGAAGAAATTAACGAAAAGTTCAAGTAAAGAGTTggggagggctttattgtcccagtAAGGGTGTCACCatggcatctatttaataatttgaatgaattataactaacatttacactcaataagttgcattctgttttatttacttttttattactgaaatatatgtatacatacacacatgtaacattttttttttgaacaacaacaacaacaacaacaaaaataggAATACACTTATACAAATAATTTCTTCCCATCCCaacttattataaagaaaatagagagaaaattAGCATAGCAgaaaattactgtaaattactgtaaatagcatctattgCACAAATAGCCGCTGCCTAAAGTTAATGATACCAGATATTTCTTATATAGGGTTGCAATCTGGACTCATGATCCTGATGGACTTCTTTCTGAATCCAATTCTTGGCTTGAAAAATAATATGTGATGCTTCCTCTTAGATATATTTTCAGTCGCGGGAAGCAAGCCAGatatactgtacaaaaaaacacagaaacactgcCTAGTCATGCTTTCCCAGCAGCGTTTAATTTAAGAGGAAGATTAATGTGCTGTGTATAAGAGCCAACTCCTTCTCGTATAACAGCAGTCAAATATGCCCTTACGAATAAAAGCAGCCGCTGAAAAGCCTCTGTATCAGTAAATAAGGAACAAGGAAACTCAACACAAATGAAAGGTGAAGGTGATGTTTCGTAAAGAATACCTCTTCCTGGTTACTTTTTATCTGCGTCTCTCTGCTGCTTGAGTTTTACTTCCTGGTGATCGTTGAGATTgtttacaaacatattttggGAAAGATATCGTTCTGTTTATTGTTCTGTAGTTCTATTCAGCGTTCTATTCTGTTGTCGTGGGTCCCGAGGAGGTACGTTTTGTTTAGCTGCAaagggttatatatatatatatgtgtgtgtgtgtgtgtgtgtgtatatacacacacacacacatatatatatatatatatatatatatatatatatatatatatatatatacacacacacacacacacatatacacacacacacacacatatatttatattataaagctACAACTATTCTGTGACCAACTAGTTTTAATTCTCCACACTATCTgtagcataaaacaaaaatccagCATGTTGCTGTAATTAAATAGAATAAAGTTAAGGTGAAATGCTCTGCCGCCAACCAGTGGTTAAAAGTGGTTAAACGACAGCAACCAGCCATAACACAGAGATTAAGCATATTGCTTTGCGTGCAACATCctcacattattatttaaatttatataaaagagAGGAACTGCAATTAAAATGAGGCGCCACTGCCAGAACAATCATTAGTTCCTAtcgtgaaatgaaaaatgaaagccCACTTCACATTCCACCCCTTTAGATGGCAGAAATGCACTGATATTACAGCAgaaatcagagaagaagaaTAAGGGCTGGGAAGAAGTGAAGAAACACTGCAGCAGAAACATCTTAGAGGAGAAACATGAGGGATCCAGAAACCTGCAGAGAGCATGAAGAAGATCCTGAGAATCAAGGAGGTTAGTGTCTGTCTCTGAAGACCGATCTGAAGCATTATCTCACATTAGAgccacttattattattattattattattattattattattattattatattattgctatATCTAAAACAAAATGAGCCTCTAACACTGTATCCGTCTCTTTTgacttgctttatttattattattattttaataaaaatagactcTCTAACACTAGCTTtccctattctttttttttcttatttaccATAATAAAACCCTTGCTATGTGCACTACAGGCTATCCGAgacacaattaaacaaaaatgcaaaatgatgaAACGAGCACGCGAAATAAAAGAGATGCAAaagaactaataataaatgcattaatagatGCTTAACGCAAACGACGTTATCAGCTAAGAATGAACATGCCTCTactgcatttattcatcttagtatttattaatgcatcattaaaatgcGGCTTTGTTGAcgtgaacaaacaatgaatgacttttaactaacattaacaataatgataacGAATGCTATAAATGTAGTGTTCGTCCACGTTCATTAATGCATAGATATAGATCgtttatagatattttatcCGTTCTGAAACTGTGATATCGTGGCATTTGTATgctttgcattgattttttcCGTGACATTTGATTTCAGATTCAGTTACCGAATCGCCCGCCAAGCAAAAAGTTCCTCACGCGCAAGCGGTTTTTGCCAGAAAAGCGTCCCGAAAGCACGTTTCCTCCCGTGTCCCCACTGCGAGAAGAGTTTCTCCCGCAAAGGGGATCTGGACAGGCACGTGCGGGTCCACACGGAGAGAAGCCGTTCTCCTGCGcccagtgcgggaagagcttcgcGCTGGCGGACGGTCTCCGGAAGCACGCGCGCCTCACCCGGAGTCAGACCCTGTCGCTGCCCGCAGTGTGGAAAGGCCTTCATCCTGCCGTCGCACCTGAAAAGGCACATGGCCATTCACGCCGGTTCCAAGCCGCACTCGTGCTCCTCTGCGGGAAGGGCTTCTCTCAGCTGGACTGTTTGAAGAAGCACCGGAAGACGACGGCGGGCCAGGCCTCACGCGTGCTTGTGCGCGGGAACGCTTTTAATTCGCCGACGCTTGAAGCGGCACCGCCGCGTTCACACCGAGAGAGACCGCACTCGTGCTCGAGTGCGGCAAGGGCTTCACCCAGTCCGGGCACCTGAGGCGCACGAGAGGGTGCACACCGGGAGAAACCGCACCTCTGCTCGCTTCTGCGGGAGGGGTTTCAGCACGGCGCGGAATCTACCGGCTCACGTGAAGAAACACCGACCCGGGCGCGTGCCGGATCACCCGGCTGACGGAAACGGCGCGCTGACGCCTGGGGAGAGACTTCATCGGGACTCTCAGTATAGTACACGAACCTAGAGAAACGGAATGGGGTTATTTTAGAGAGAGGAGAATATTTTCACGAAGAGGAAGAGTTCAGACACGTTATGTTCTAGTGTTTCctgttgtaaatgtttaaattaattatttaaattaataggCTTTCGTTATcatcaaaacaaacttttaatctatatttattcatgGTTATATAAGTGGAAGACAGTGatatagataaaaaataaacacacgcacacacacacacacacacatatatatatatatatatatatatatatatatatatatatatatatatatatatatatatatatatatatatatatatgtatgtatgtatatatatatatatatatatatatatatatgtatatatatatatatatatatgtgtgagtgtgttttatttttttaaatatgtaaaaactaactacacaaacacattaactgTGCATAATTTGTTGTATTGTATTCTGATGGCATTTGCTGGTTAAAGTCATTATTACAGATGAGCTTTTTATTGTCAGCCCTGTAActccatacatttttttgtgaaaatgtctaaaactatatatgtaaataaacaaattaccTTAATCAAACATTTCTCTTCAGCTTTCaacagaaatttttttttaaacgatagAACATAATAAAccttatttgtgtgtatatatatatatatatatatatatatatatatatatatatatatatatatatatatatatttatttatttatttttttattattatttttttttctaaatattttgtatactaGAAGCATCCAAAgtagtattattttatcatctttaagatatagatataaaagttatagttatttttaattattatccatttgatcaattttcatattttccatctttattcatttttttaattttagtcattGTGTTACGGTTTTGTcgtttttattagttgttttaaggttttgttgtttttgtaattttttcatatcattatttaaatacaatgcaaactaaataaaaatgagacgCTTTGACaacaagctgaaataaaatcattttaagctGCTGTATATCGCTTTTAAAAAGTCACGTGGTTTTCGGCGGCCCGGAAGACGTCGCGCGTCATTGATCACGTGATCGCGTCGAACGTAAACATCAAATGTTTTCGGATCTTTTCGAAAGGCGATCGGTTTCCGGTCACCGAGCTCCAGCCGCACGAGAGGGAGCGAGGCCCTTAGATTAAACACCGGGGAACATTCACGAGAAGAAGCAGGAAGTACTTGAGCTGAGCTCCCTGATGACTTCCTGCGGTGAAGATGGAGATTCTTCAAGAGAACAAGAACAAGAGCGATCCAGAACCCTGCAGAATTAAACAAGAAGATACCGAGGAACAGATCGGTtagagtttattattattattaataactgctGAGGAACTTAGCGTCACTTTCAGAAGACCTACTGACTTCGACATTTTTGAAGCTgtcaaattatgtaaataataacggtgttattacatataaaatgtttaatttattattattattatttaccttaTAATGTGTCtacaaataatgctaaaattatatatatatatatatatatatatatatatatatatatatatatatatatatatatatatatatatataaagagagagagaggaattaatcttttttattaaacttatatttattataattatttattttataatgtgtaTACTAATAATGggaatattaattatataaagagagagagtcagatTTTTGTAgcaattaatctttttattaaacttatattatttcttatattattattatcattattattattattatttaccttaTAATGTGTCTACTAATAATGggaatattaattatatatatatatatagagagagagagatagagagaggaattaatctttttattaaacttatatttattataatatttttttttttttttgcatgtctactaataatggtaatattaattatatatatatatatatatagagagagagagagagggggattaatctttttattaaactgttatgtatatatttcaataacaaaaatgttgcaaaattcaATAGTTTATCTGCCAATACATTTTGTTGTAGTTATTATGTAACTAACACAGCTTGTATTAATAATAGTTCAAAACTGTACATCATAAgatcattattatataacatgtCAGCAAGCATCTGGTGTTTTTGTAAATACGCATAATGCcataatgcttaaaaatgtcactGAAAAATAATGCCCTACTcgctataaaaatgtttattattatacaatgtATAAATTTGCACTCAATATTATTAGTTAAGAAAAGAATTATAcctaacattaatattattattattatatcattaatatatataacataaggTATAATCTTTTCAAGGCCTTTCtgtcatttaatgtaattattttattcctaATTTgataactaatattaataattaatattaataagaagaaaataaCATGAAGAGTATTATAggtgtttttgtgcattgtgtagcattcaaataaaacccaaaaacaGCCTGTActtcttaaattaaatgtaacgGTTTTGTGTCTCGGTTTTAGACCCGATGGGAGCGAACGGTTGAGGCGAAACACCTCCAGCATCGCTTCACCACCGGAGACAAAACGGGAGGCAAAAATTATTTCATCTGCCGcagtgcggaaagagcttcCCGCACAAAGGAGACCTCAACAAACACGTGCGTATCCACACCGGGAGAGAGACTCGTTCGCGTGCCTtcagtgcggaaagagcttcACGCAGAAGGCCAACCTCAACAGACACCTGCGCGTCCACTCCGGCGAGAGACCCTTCACGTGTCCCCAGTGCGGACGGAGCTTCACCTCCACCAGCATCCTCAAGCACCACCTGCGCTCGCACTCCGGCGTGAAGCCGTTCCGCTGCGACCAGTGCCACAAGGACTTCATCCTCGCCAGGCTGCTGAAGAGACACCTGAAGATGCACGCCAACCGGAAGCCGCACTTGTGCTCGTTCTGCGGCAAGAGCTTTTCGCGCCTGGGCTATTTCGAGGAGCACCAGAAGATGCACGTCGGCGGCAGGCCTCACCGGTGCTCCGAGTGCGGCAACGCGTTCAACACGGCCGATTCCTTGAGGAGGCATCGGAGGATCCACACCGGGGAGAAGCCGTACGTCTGCTCGCGCTGCGGGAAGGCTTTCATTCAGTCGGGGCATCTGAGGGCTCACGAGAGGCTGCGTCGGTGCCGCGCGTGCGAGCGAGGCTTCGGGAGGAGACGCCGCCCCAAGGTGCCGCCGTGAGCGAAGCCGACGCCCGTGGTGGGAGCGGTCCGCCCCCAAAAATGCGTCCTCGAGATTGGGATGAGTGTGTAGGCGGCTAAAAACGTCTGTGTCGTGTTGAGAGAAAAGCTGTGCGTCGACCCAGCGTCGAAATCCAGCCACGGATTGGTTTAGAgctgtgaaatgcattttttactgCAGACTTCGGAAGCACAAAAACTGTCCTTaaggtcattttttaaaattgagagTCGTACATCGTgagaaaaatatgctttttattgaGTATCTGGAATCTAagggggcaaaaaaaaaaatctcaatattgagaaaaaatgttcaaattatgtTCTCAGCGATGCAtatcattaatcaaaaatgcCGTTTTGATATCCttgcaatataaaatgcatcattttcttCATGCGATCCCGATCTTTTCTTAATATCCTATTGTTTTTTTGACATATAACGTATTGTTGCTGCTGATGCTTTAGTGCTCCGGGATCACGTATCATTTATGAACGGCTGGACTGGAGcggtgtgtttttatcagctgttcggactctcgttctgacggcacccattcgctgcacaAGGGATGGAGATGCTTTTTGATGGGTTCGTGGGAAAGCTTTTCATTCCAGTCGTCGACCTAAAGCAACACCGGCTGTTAAATCTCCGTCTTTAACAGATTGATTTCATTAGTCTAGCTGCAGAAAGCTGACGCACTGAGACTGTCTTCTTCTTTTCCTCTGAAAACCCGTCCGTTTCGTGGAAATGTAAGCCGGATGTTCGTTTTTCTGTCAGATGCAAATGTAAACATGCACATAATGGTTTTCCAAACTTGTGAAATTACTTATTTTTGTGTAGACTTTTATATTGACAGCGCATGcgaattaaatgctttttggtGTAAAGCAAAAGCGCCTTTTCTTTCATGCAggttaaaaattatgttttatatatatatatatatatatatatatatatatatatatatatatatgtatgttgtatgtatatatatatatatatatatatatatatatatatatatatatatatatatatatatatatatatgtatatgtgtatatatatatgtatgtatatgtgtgtgtatatatatatatatatatatata includes the following:
- the LOC122332511 gene encoding zinc finger protein 14-like; translation: MAIHAGSKPHSCSSAGRASLSWTRHRRVHTERDRTRARVRQGLHPVRAPEAHERVHTGRNRTSARFCGRGFSTARNLPAHVKKHRPGRVPDHPADGNGALTPGERLHRDSQPDGSERLRRNTSSIASPPETKREAKIISSAAVRKELPAQRRPQQTRAYPHRERDSFACLQCGKSFTQKANLNRHLRVHSGERPFTCPQCGRSFTSTSILKHHLRSHSGVKPFRCDQCHKDFILARLLKRHLKMHANRKPHLCSFCGKSFSRLGYFEEHQKMHVGGRPHRCSECGNAFNTADSLRRHRRIHTGEKPYVCSRCGKAFIQSGHLRAHERLRRCRACERGFGRRRRPKVPP